One region of Takifugu flavidus isolate HTHZ2018 chromosome 14, ASM371156v2, whole genome shotgun sequence genomic DNA includes:
- the si:dkey-175m17.7 gene encoding uncharacterized protein si:dkey-175m17.7, with amino-acid sequence MPPLPLDERIVVIQRPKNLDLCQSSPQNLQQHSSQISGSSNGQVAHHPHLPPSQSHFYSPHAKSLTLECKRRSTRAQKFKAEQPVVSSGGRHTPSHCHSNGTVTLGPRLPSHTHTIDIRVTVDKGGRRGASSNSLGRSESVKGGKGKCASSQFDQGQWERKNGSAGRQVGAEHSRYNQLSTSPGGILQFIPSQAQQLKFRSEREKENASLNDHEYSCVGRRQNSKLGTVHQAHNDHSLPRHHGSVPVPHAAILNSTYSSSPPSQPAHVPASFQQFKASHLSRDHRPHILHGLPLSPCSSRPGGFPSPDHTCTIDCTHPFTCGCWRLVRCRFFKEHAASCPGGGGSSSTSVSGAHNAGVKKRSKEMGLRNLGGCLSTTSTSNTSSSNSTVSDCRANLFKPLRCASCSGEAGNLESPAIFRKKLAGGCLPCAPLSSSAPFRAIQSCVTGCNPKASQTGSSSCSYCSSDPIVVTFNPRRGKPPGRSIRAAHPMGMYQTEEDDYSVRTIWPEEVVDRMTHTKAAKNYCGRIAPSGSNKADLVPLDCQTLQGYSRAQMADHTGRRRLQQGKMAALDFMGRGSGSGYDEGQNSLKRLLNTEDVGMEDCREQDGDTAYPHSPSPRSTSPPSPVSFSPPPSAPSTLIKPKPRQRDRDGGHSLPSARSLHLDLNSLNAEQDEENSRMRLSLPLSSSLPASLSDESVMTPDAENAVVSPILPFLYLGNERDAQDLDLLRHLNIGYVVNVTTHLPLYHVNSGLRYKRLPATDNSKQNLRQYFEEVFEFIEEAYQSGRGVLVHCQAGVSRSATIVIAYLMKHTLMTMTDAYKYVRSRRPVVSPNLNFMGQLLEFERDLNSGVTPRILMPKLNGVETQV; translated from the exons ATGCCTCCCCTGCCTCTTGATGAGCGCATAGTGGTCATCCAGCGGCCCAAAAACCTAGACCTTTGTCAGTCTTCCCCACAGAACCTCCAGCAGCATTCTTCTCAGATATCAGGCTCCTCCAATGGACAAGTCGCTCACCATCCGCATCTCCCCCCTTCTCAGTCCCATTTCTACTCCCCCCACGCTAAATCTCTGACTCTGGAATGTAAGCGCAGATCCACCCGGGCACAGAAATTCAAGGCCGAGCAGCCCGTTGTCTCGTCAGGGGGCAGACACACCCCGAGCCACTGCCACAGCAATGGCACAGTAACTCTTGGCCCACGGCTGCCCTCCCACACACATACTATTGATATCAGAGTGACAGTGGACAAAGGAGGGCGGCGAGGGGCCTCTAGCAACTCATTAGGGCGCAGTGAAAGTGTTAAAGGTGGCAAAGGGAAATGTGCCTCCTCACAGTTTGATCAAGGACAATGGGAGAGAAAAAATGGAAGCGCGGGGAGACAGGTCGGAGCTGAACATAGTCGCTACAATCAGCTGTCGACGTCTCCTGGAGGCATCCTGCAGTTTATCCCCTCGCAGGCGCAGCAGCTTAAATTCCGTAGcgaaagggagaaagaaaacgCCAGTTTAAATGACCACGAGTATTCCTGTGTAGGTCGCAGACAGAATTCCAAACTGGGAACTGTTCATCAAGCCCATAACGATCACAGCCTTCCCCGCCATCACGGCTCTGTTCCTGTACCCCATGCTGCCATCCTGAACTCCACCtattcctcttcccctccttcccAACCTGCCCATGTCCCAGCCTCCTTTCAGCAGTTCAAAGCGTCCCACCTCAGCAGGGATCACCGCCCCCATATTCTTCATGGTCTACCTCTCTCCCCCTGTTCCTCCCGCCCTGGAGGCTTCCCCAGCCCTGACCACACCTGCACCATTGACTGCACCCACCCATTTACTTGTGGCTGCTGGAGGTTGGTGAGATGTCGATTCTTTAAGGAGCACGCTGCCAGCTGCCCGGGTGGTGGAGGAAGCTCCTCCACCTCAGTTTCTGGTGCCCACAATGCTGGAGTAAAGAAAAGGAGCAAAGAAATGGGCCTGAGAAATCTCGGTGGGTGcctctccaccacctccacctccaacacctcctcctccaacagcaCTGTGTCTGACTGCCGAGCAAACCTGTTCAAACCCCTCCGTTGTGCCTCCTGCTCTGGCGAGGCTGGAAATCTTGAAAGCCCCGCTATCTTTCGCAAAAAACTTGCCGGGGGATGCCTCCCCTGTGCCCCGCTGTCCTCCTCCGCCCCTTTCCGAGCGATACAGAGCTGTGTCACTGGCTGCAACCCCAAGGCCTCGCAAACAGGCAGCTCCAGCTGTAGCTACTGCAGCAGCGATCCCATAGTGGTGACATTCAATCCCCGGCGGGGGAAACCCCCAGGAAGAAGCATCAGGGCAGCACATCCCATGGGTATGTACCAAACAGAGGAGGATGACTACAGTGTTCGCACTATCTGGCCAGAAGAGGTAGTGGACAGGATGACCCATACTAAAGCCGCAAAAAATTACTGTGGCAGGATTGCCCCCAGCGGCAGTAATAAGGCCGACCTGGTCCCTCTGGACTGTCAAACCCTCCAGGGATACAGTCGTGCTCAGATGGCAGACCACACCGGGCGACGGCGGCTCCAGCAAGGAAAAATGGCTGCCCTCGATTTTATGGGTCGCGGCTCCGGATCCGGGTATGATGAAGGTCAAAACTCACTGAAGAGGCTGTTGAATACAGAGGACGTGGGAATGGAAGACTGTCGCGAGCAAGACGGAGACACCGCATATCCGCATTCCCCCTCTCCGCGCTCCACGTCCCCGCCGTCGCCCGTGTCCTTTTCACCCCCACCGTCTGCGCCCAGCACGCTCATCAAACCCAAAcccagacagagagacagggacgGAGGTCATTCTCTGCCGTCGGCTCGTTCACTTCACCTGGACCTGAACTCCCTGAATGCAGAGCAAGATGAGGAGAACAGTAGAA TGCGTCTTTCCCTGCCGCTCTCCTCTTCGCTGCCCGCGTCCCTGTCTGACGAGAGCGTGATGACTCCCGATGCAGAGAATGCTGTGGTCAGCCCCATCCTTCCCTTTCTGTATTTGGGGAACGAGAGAGACGCCCAAGACCTGGACCTGCTGCGGCACCTCAACATTGGCTACGTGGTCAACGTCACCACACACTTACCCCTGTACCACGTCAACTCCGGCCTGCGGTACAAAAGGCTGCCGGCTACGGACAACAGCAAGCAGAACCTTCGGCAGTATTTTGAGGAAGTGTTTGAGTTTATAG AAGAGGCATATCAGAGTGGACGGGGAGTGTTGGTGCACTGCCAGGCAGGGGTGTCACGTTCCGCAACCATCGTCATCGCCTACCTTATGAAGCACACCCTCATGACAATGACGGATGCCTACAAGTACGTGCGGAGCCGTCGTCCAGTGGTGTCCCCGAACCTGAACTTCATGGGCCAGCTTTTGGAGTTTGAGAGGGACCTCAACTCTGGAGTGACTCCTCGTATCCTGATGCCTAAACTTAACGGTGTGGAGACACAAGTTTGA
- the banf1 gene encoding barrier-to-autointegration factor, which translates to MSSTSQKHKDFVAEPMGEKPVNALAGIGEVLGKRLEEKGFDKAYVVLGQFLVLKKDEELFRDWLKDTCGANVKQQGDCFGCLKEWCDAFL; encoded by the exons ATGTCGTCAACATCCCAGAAACATAAAGATTTTGTGGCTGAGCCCATGGGTGAAAAACCTGTCAATGCTCTTGCAGGCATCGGAGAAGTTCTTGGCaaaaggctggaggagaagggtTTTGACAAG GCCTACGTCGTGCTCGGGCAGTTTCTGGTGCTAAAGAAGGACGAGGAGCTCTTCCGGGACTGGCTGAAGGACACTTGCGGGGCTAATGTCAAACAACAAGGTGACTGCTTTGGCTGTCTGAAAGAGTGGTGTGACGCCTTCCTATAA
- the gng3 gene encoding guanine nucleotide-binding protein G(I)/G(S)/G(O) subunit gamma-3 yields MKGDTPVNSTMSVGQARKLVEQLKIEASFCRIKVSKAAADLMAYCDAHSCDDPLITPVPTSENPFREKKFFCALL; encoded by the exons ATGAAAGGAGACACCCCAGTGAACAGCACCATGAGCGTCGGCCAAGccaggaagctggtggagcagctgaagataGAGGCCAGTTTCTGCAGGATAAAG GTATCGAAGGCAGCAGCCGACCTGATGGCGTACTGTGACGCACACTCCTGCGACGACCCCCTCATCACCCCGGTGCCCACCTCAGAGAACCCGTTCAGGGAGAAGAAGTTCTTCTGCGCTCTACTCTGA
- the prdx5 gene encoding peroxiredoxin-5, mitochondrial, which translates to MLSTTATLIRSTRLIRGVRLLHTSPLVKMPIQVGDSLPAVEVQEGEPKNKVSMDQLFKGKKGVLFAVPGAFTPGCSKTHLPGFVQQAEDLKAKGVQELACISVNDAFVMAAWGKEHGADGKVRMLADPTGAFTKAVDLLLDSEELVQVLGNKRSKRYAMLVEDGVVKKINVEPDGTGLTCSLAPNILSDL; encoded by the exons ATGCTCTCCACTACGGCCACTCTCATCAGGAGCACTCGTCTCATCCGGGGCGTAAGGTTGCTACACACGTCTCCTTTGGTCAAAATGCCCATTCAG GTTGGTGACTCTCTCCCAGCAGTGGAGGTCCAGGAAGGAGAGCCTAAAAATAAGGTTTCTATGGATCAGCTCTTCAAGGGGAAGAAGGGAGTCCTGTTTGCTGTCCCTGGAGCTTTCACACCTGGTTGTTCTAAG ACTCACCTGCCAGGGTTTGTGCAGCAAGCTGAGGACTTGAAGGCTAAAGGTGTGCAGGAACTGGCTTGCATTTCAGTCAACGATGCCTTCGTCATGGCCGCCTGGGGGAAAGAACACGGGGCAGATGGGAAG GTTCGTATGCTGGCTGATCCCACCGGAGCTTTTACCAAG GCAGTCGACCTGTTGCTTGACAGCGAAGAGCTCGTACAGGTACTTGGAAACAAGCGATCCAAGAG ATACGCCATGTTGGTGGAAGATGGAGTTGTGAAGAAGATTAACGTGGAGCCTGACGGGACTGGGCTGACCTGCAGCCTGGCCCCCAACATTCTGTCTGATCTGTAG